GACGCGAGAGCTTGATCACGAGGTCGAGTTGGTCGTTGTGGTTGGTGACACGCCCAGCGGCACAGATCCCTTGGCTGCGGTGCTCGGATACGCGGTTGGAAACGACGTTTCAGCGCGGGACTTACAACGCAGCGGGCCACCGGGCATCGGTATGGACCTCTTTGCGGCCAAGAGTCAGGACAAAACGACAGGTGTCGGACCCTGGATTGTGACCCGTGACGAGTTTCCGCAAGGAAGTCCGAAGCTGCGGCTGACTCTGAAGGTCAATGGCGAGACGCGGCAGGACGGTCACACCTCTGAAATGACCTGGGATGTTGCGCAACTGGTGACCTTTGTGCAGATGCGCTCGAGCTTTGCTCCTGGGGACATTCTGTTTACCGGATCACCGGCTGGCGTCGGGCAGGGCACGGGCCGCTTCCTCAATCCCGGAGACGTCGTCGAGGCGGGTGTGGAGGGAATTGGCACGATAACCAACATCGTCGGGCCACGTGCCGACGCTTGAGGAGAAAGCCGAAATGGTCGACTTGAATGACAAGGTTGTAGTAGTCGGGGCGGGCCTGATGGGTACCGGAATTGCTCATGCTTTTGCCAGCAGCGGCTTTGAGACGCGCTTGGTCGATACCAGTGAAGAGGCGCTCGCCAAGGCACAGAAATCGATCCATGGCATTCTCGATAGCGGAGTAAAACTGGGCAAAATCACCGATGCCGACGCTGCTGCTGCAAAGGCGCGATTGACGACATGCACGATACTGAAGCAGGGCGCAGAGGGGGCAAAGCTGCTGGTTGAGACCGTGTCGGAGAACCTGGCTATCAAGAAAGCGGTTTTCGCCGAGGCGGTGCCCGTACTGCACGAGGCCGCTGTGATCGCTACCAATACGTCTGCGTTAAGCGTGACCGAGATTGCCGCTTCGGTCGTCACGCCGGAGCGGGTCATCGGCATGCACTTCTTCAATCCAGTGCACAAGATGAAGTTGGTCGAGCTGGTTCTCGGCATCGCCACTGACGAGGCAACAGTAGCCGCCAGCCGTGCGTGGTGCGATGCGATTGGGAAAACCTCCATCCTGGTCAACGAATCTCCGGGCCTGACCACTAGCCGCATGTCAGCGATGCTGGGTAATGAGGCGATGTGGATGCTGCAGGAGGGTACCGCCAGCGCCGAAGATATCGATACTGCGCTGCGAATGGGGTTCAACCATCCAATGGGGCCACTTGAGCTTGGCGATCTGACCGGTTGGGACACACGACTTGCGGTGCTGCGCTACTTGCATTCGACTTTGGGCGAGAAATTCCGTCCGTGCCCACTGATCATCAAGATGGTGGCGGCAGGGCGCTATGGACGCAAGACGGGTCATGGCGTCTACAAGTACGACGACAAAGGACAGCGAGTCCTTGGTTCAGGTTTGAGGGCGAGTAACCTATGAGCGATATCTTCATCGTTGATGCGGTCCGCACGCCAGTTGGAAAGTACAACGGGAGCCTGGCGGCTGTAAGGGCAGACCACTTGGGCGCGCACGTCCTGAATGCGCTTGTCGAGCGCGCCGGAATTACTGCCGCTGAAGTGGATGACGTCATTTTCGGGTGTGTCACACAGGTAGGTGAGCAGTCGGCAAACATCGCGCGGACTTCCTTGCTCGGGGCTGGTTGGCCGGCAACGATCCCCGGGCTCACGATCGATCGCAAATGTGGCTCTGGTGAAGTGGCGGTCCATGTCGCAGCCGGCCTGATTGCGTCGGGCTCCGCGCAAGTGGTTGTCGCAGGCGGTGCCGAAAACATGAGTCGGGTACGCATGGGTGGCAACCGCGAGATCTATGGCGAAGCTTTTGGCTGGATGGCAGCCGAGAGGTATGAGCTGACGAGTCAGGGCGAGGCTGCCGAACGTATTGCCGACAAGTGGTCGCTCAGCCGGGAGGCGCTCGACGCTTTCTCGGTCGAGAGCCATCGTCGAGCAGCCGCAGCAGCCGAAGCGGGGTATTTCCGTCATGAAATTGTTCCGGTGCCGGTCAGTGCGCTCAAGGAGCGTATGTATGCCGAGCCCACACCTGATGTTTTCGACGCGGATGAAACGATCCGGCCTGCAACCCGTCCCGAGAAGCTTTCAACGCTCAAGAGCAGCTTCCGGGAAGACGGCAAGTTGACTGCGGGAAACTCTTCTCAGATCTCCGATGGCGCCGCTGTTCTTTTGCTGATGTCCGGTGATGCGGTGAAACGCCTGAAGGTGAAACCGCGCGCGCGAATCAGGGCATTCACCACTGTAGGCTCCGATCCGACGCTGATGCTGACGGGGCCCATCGGCGCAACCCGCAAGGTTCTGAGCATGGCTGAGGTCTCAGTCGATGAGGTTGAGCTCTTCGAAGTGAATGAAGCTTTCGCACCTGTGCCCATGATCTGGATGAAGGAGCTTGGGGTGCCTCACCACAAGTTGAATGTAAACGGTGGGGCCATTGCCCTGGGGCATCCCCTTGGTGCGAGCGGTGCCCGAATCATGACCTCGATGTTGCATGAACTCGAACGTCGTGGCGGGCGATACGGTTTGCAGGCGATCTGCTGTGCGGGTGGTATGGGCACGGCGACGCTTATTGAGCGCCTTTAGGCGTTTTTCCCATCAGCCCGCTGCGGGAAAAGTGCCACGCATCGGATTGATTGTATGCAACGACAGTCAGTTCGTACTTCCGCAGGGGCCAGTAACGGAGGAAACGGGTCATGCATATTGATCTGAGCGACAAGAGAGTGATCGTCACCGGAGCATCGCGTGGCATTGGACGTGCAATAGCACGTGCTTTTGCAGCAGAAGGGGCTCGGGTTGCGATCTGTGCGAGAACCGCTGTTGCCGTTGAGGAAGTGGGACACGAATTGGCCCTGAAAACAAAGTCGGTGATCGCCCGTGCAGTGGATGTTACCGATACGCTGGGAGTGAAGGCCTTTGTTGATGAAGTGGCGGCGGAATGGGGCGGGGTCGACGTCCTGATCAACAATGCCGGCCAGGGCCGAGGCGGCAATCTCGATACGCTCACTCCCGAAATGATCCTCGAGCACGCGAACATCCTGCAGATGGGGCACTTCCGCTTCGTTCAGGCAGTAGTGCCCCACATGCGCAAGCAGCGCTGGGGGCGCATCGTGGAAATAAATGCATTGGCAGGTGTGATTCCCACACCTGACGGCATCCCTTCTGTCATCAACCGCGCCTCATGCGTGGCGCTTTCGAAGTCTCTAGGCATGTCCCTTGCCAAGGACAACATCCTGGTCAATTCGCTCAACATGGGATGGATTGACACCGGCCAGTGGGACCGTCATTTCCAGGAAGCCGGGCCGGGCGTATCGCGGGAAGAGTTCGATGAGATGGTCCTCAAGGTCGTTCCTCTGGGCCGGTTCGGAAAGCCAGAGGATGTAGCGGGGATGGCGCTTTTTCTTTCCAGTGATTATGCAAGTTTCATCAGTGCGGCATCGATAGACATTGCCGGTGGTCTGCAGGGTCAGATTGCTTATTACCCAACGCTAAAGCGCGAGTTCGCCGAAGCGGTCAAAAGACGTGCCGAACACGCATCGGATCTGTGATCCATTGCACACGTGAAGCTCGCCGGCAGCGATGTTTGGGGTCCGGTTAGCGTGAGAAATGGAGACGGGCGGGGGGCTTCGAGTTTGTGTTCCGATCCTCAGGTGCATCTGACTCAGTCAAAATTCTGAAATTAGAAACAAAATCCGGTGGTAGAATTTAAACAGAAATGGGATTACAATTCAGAAACCGTACAAAAGTATTGTTCGGACGCGCATTCCGAACCTGATGCGTAGCTGGCAAGGGTGCTTGAGGCAGGCAAAAACGATCCGATAGACGGGCGACCCGGATCGTAATAACGAGAGGAGACAGATTCATGATCAACAGGAACGAAACGACGGGCCGACGTTACGTGCTGCATGGCGTTGCTGCTGCGATTGCGCTTGCTTTTGGCGGGCAGGCGCTTGCATTTGAGATAGACACCGGAAACGATGACCTCAAGATGCGCTTCGACAACACGATTCGTTATACCGCCGGCGTTCGTATGGAAGATCGGGATTCGCGTCTGATGCGCAACGCGATCTACGACGAGGGTGATGCGAAGTTCGGGCGCGGCGATATGGTGACCAACCGTATCGATCTGTTCACGGAAATCGACCTAAATTACCGCGGGGAGTTTGGTGCGCGGGTCAGTGGCGCTGCCTGGTATGACCAGGCCTACGACGACGACAAGGTGACTGCGCCTACCGGAACGGCAACGGCTTACCGGGATAGTCGTTATAACAGCACGGTCAAGCGCTACGTCAATGGTCCGTCGGGCGAATTGCTCGATGCCTTTGTCTGGTCCAACTTCTACCTCGGTGATATCCCGGTAAATATCAAGGTTGGCCGTCAGACCAACGTCTGGGGTGAGGGCTTGCTGTTGGGGGCACATGCGATTTCCTACTCGCAATCGCCGGTTGATGGTGTAAAGGCCGTTTCGAACCCGGGTATTGAGACGAAGGAGGTATTCCTTCCGATTGGTCAGGTATCGGTGAATGCGGTGGTGACTGACAGCGTGACGCTGATGGGTCAGTACTTCTACGAATGGGAGCCGACGCGCGTTCCGCATGCCGGAACCTACCTGATGGGCGCGGATACTGCGCCGAGTTCCGACTTCCTTGCCTTCCCGATTCCGGGGGACTTCAAGGCCACGATTATCGACGCTAAGAAGCCCAAGCAGTCTGGTAACTGGGGTGTTGGCGCGCGCTGGAACTATGAGCCGCTGGAGTCGACCTTCGGCGCCTATTACCGCAAGTTCGACGACTACTCGCCGGAGCTCGGAGTGCAGCTTTCCAGCTTTGTTCCTTTCGGGCCGAGCTTTCTGCCGACCAAGGCCCGCTTCCTTTACCCCGAAGACGTCGAGATGTATGGCGTGAGTTTCGCACGAGTGATCGGCGGTGTGAGCGTGGGTGCAGAGCTCTCTTATCGCGTAAATGGGGCACTCAACACGCCTTCATCGCATACCCTTGATACTGGCGCACGCGGCGACACCTGGCATGCAGTGCTGAACGGAATCTACATGCTGCCGAAAACGGCATTCTGGGATACTGGCTCACTGATTGCCGAGATTGCCTATAACCGACTGGACAAGGTTACGAAGAACGAGCAACTCTATCGTTCCGTCGGTTCCAGCACCTGCGTCGACAGTCGCACCGGTGTGGCTGGGTCGGGAAACGAACGTGATGGCTGTTCCACTCGCGATGCGACCCAGATCGCGCTCAAGTTTTCTCCGCAGTACCTGAACATTCTGCCTTCATGGGATCTGACGGTGCCTGTGAGTTTGAGCTACGGGTTGTCCGGCAATTCGCCGACCTCAGGCGGTGGCACGGAGGGCGAGCTTCGCTGGTCGATCGGTGCGACCATGAACTACGCATCGAAGTACGAGTTCTCCTTGCTTTACTCTGATCGCACACTGCCGGTTAGGACGAGGATGGGCGCATCTGGCGAGGTGATTACCGGTGGTCAGGCCCATAGCAATTCTTCGGTCGGTGCAATCGATCGCGGCTGGCTGGCATTCACTTTCAAGACGGCATTCTGATTGACCGTATAGAGGAGACAAATAATGATCAAGAAGAAGCATCTAATTTGGGTGGCGATCGCTGCCATGGCGAGTCCGGTCCTTGCTGCTGTCAGTGCTGATGAAGCAAAGCAGCTCGGTACGACCCTGACCAAGTACGGCGCCATCAAGGCGGGAAACAAGGAAGGCACGATCCCTGAATATACGGGAGGCTTGACCACGGCGCCGGCAGATTTCAAGCCGGATAGCGGCTACTGGGCTGATCCCTACCGCGACGAAAAGCCCGTGCTGCGTATTGACGGCAAGAATGTCGACCAGTACGCGGAAAAGCTGAGCGCGGGTCAGCGCGAAATTCTCAAGAAGAATCCGTCGTTCTACATGGATGTGTACCCTACACATCGAAGCGCAGCCGTGCCCGACAAGGTGCTGGCCGCGACCGTGCGCAATGCGACGACCTGCAACACACTCAAGGACGGTCTCGCGGTCGATCCTGCGTGCCGGGGAGGTCTGCCTTTCGCGGTTCCGAAGACCGGTAACGAAGTGATGTGGAACCTGCTGCTGCGTTACAAGGCGGAAACAACCACAAAGTCGTCGCGCTCCTGGGTGGTCGATTCCAACGGCAAGGCTGTGATGACAGCTCAGCAGAAAACCCTTGAGGAGCATCCGTACTATCAGGACGATCTTGATGGGCGCGATCCGCAGATGTTCTGGCGGACCTATTCCGTGACTCAGGCTCCGATCCGCAAAGCGGGCGAACTGACCGGTCTGATGGATTTTCTTGATCCGACCGAGAAGCCACGCCGTGCCTGGAGCTACACGCCGGGCCAGCGCCGTATCAAACTTGCGCCCGAGTTCTCCTATGACACTCCCGTTTCGAGCATGGGGGGCGTGACACTGTTCGACGAGTTGTTTGTGTTCTCAGGTCAGATGGATCGCTTCGACTTCAAGCTTGTCGGCAAGAAGGAGATGTATGTTCCCTACAACGCCTACAAGCTCTACTTTGGCTGCGGTGTTCAGGAGCAGTTCATGGAGAAGCACCCGAATCCGGCTTGCTGGCGCTGGGAGCTGCACCGAGTCTGGGAGGTAGAGGCGACGCTCAAGCCGGGCTTCCGTCACGTCTATACCAAGCGGACGTATTACATCGACGAGGATAGCTATGGCGCCATGCTCTATGACGCTTACGACCAGAACGGTCAGCTATATCGCTCGATCTTCAATGCAATGATTCAGATGTATGACGTCAAGGCTCCCTATATCGTCAAGAACGTCGTGTTCGACTTCAACAAGGGGATGTATGCCCTGGTGAACGATGCGATCGAGGGCGGTTATGGCGTCATGAGCGAACCGTTGAAGAACCGGGAGCTCAGTCCCGAAGCGATTGTCGGACGCGAAACGGCGCGCTGATCGCTTTGACGATTGCGAAGGGCATCAGCGCACCGATGCCCGTCTTCAAGTTTTCCGGAGCGGCCATCAATGATGATCGTTCCGGGAAGGCTGGAAGCATCAATCTATCGTGACTGGAACGCATCCCTTGAAAAATTATCGAAATCGCATTCTCCCGCGTTTTGCGCGGATGGGCGTGGCCTGTGCGTTATTGAGCGCCGCCGCAGTTGCGATGAGCCTGACGCCGGTTGTTGCCGATGTGCTCGACATACCTGCGACCCTCTCGCCGCTCGCGTTGCGCAGTCCTGTGACGGGAATCGCGTCCTCTGGCGGTGTTGCGATCGCGGTGGGTCCTCGTGGCGTCGTGCTGCGGTCGACTGACAGTGGAGAAACCTGGAAACAGATCCAGGTGCCGAACAGCGCCGATCTTGCAAGCGTGCGTTTCACCGATGACAACACCGCATGGGTCATGGGGCATGACGGCATTGTGCTGCGCTCGACCGACAAAGGTGAAAACTGGACCCGAATACTTGATGGTCGCGTCGCGTTGAGTCTGATTGATGCTTACTACGCCAAACAGGCCGCCGCAGGTGATGAGGGCGCTGAGCGAGTGCAGGTCGAGATCGAGCGTGCAGCTGCGCAGTCGGCGACACCGGGTGTGCTGTCGTACCCTTTCTTCGATATCGCGTTGAATGCGGATGGTGAGGGTTTTCTGGTTGGTGCATTTGGTTTGTTGCTGCATACGACCGATGGCGGCGCAAGCTGGGAGCCCTGGCTTGAGCGGGCCGAGAATCCCAGAAGAATGCACCTCTACATGCTGAATACGGTCGGAAATGAGGTCTATCTTTCGGGTGAGCAAGGTGTAATGCGGCGGCTGGATCGTGCGTCAGGACAGTTCGTCACCATCGAGACGCCTTATGGCGGAAGTTTTTTCGGCAGCCTCGCCTCGAATGAGACCCTGATCGTGTACGGACTTCGTGGTACTGCCTTGGTAAGCACGGATGGGGGCCTGGAATGGAAACCAGTGAAGCTTAATGTCGATGCTTCCATTGTCGCCGCCTTGCCAGCAGCGGATGGGCGATTGGTGTGGGTATCGCAGGATGGACAGGTTCGCTTGAGTGATCGTGACGGCTCTTCTGTCACGGAGCTCGACATGCCCCGCGCCGGTGAAGTGCTGTCCGCTGCATTGGTTGCACCGAGACGGCTTGCGCTCGGCACTCACCAGGGTATTCGGTTAGTGGACATCCCAATGGGTCGTCCTTAGGCCGGATTCTCCTCAAAAAATCATCTATTCAAGAGATCTCCATGGCAGGCCATAGCGAAAACCCGGCAATGCCCATTGTCCGCGAACTGAAGGATTTTGACCTGCAGTCCGGAAATGGACTCGAACGGTTCATCTTCAACAATCGGGTTCTCGTGTTCCTCGCGTGCCTGATTGCTACCGTCCTTCTCGGCGTTGCTGCTTCGCGCATTGAGGTCAACGCGAATTTCGAGCGGATGATTCCGATCGGCAGCCCGTACATCCAGAACTACCTTGACAACAAGAGTGAGTTGCCCGGTCTTGGCAATACTGTGCGGGTCGTGGTCGAGAACAGAACGGGCGATATTTTCGACCGCGAATACCTCGATGTTCTGCGCAAGATCAATGACGACCTCTACCTTATCCCTGGGGTTGATCGTTCGTGGATGAAGTCGATCTGGATGCCGATCGTGCGCTGGCGTGAGGTCACGGAGGATGGCATCAACGGCGGAGCGGTCATGCCGTCAAATTACAACGGCGACGCGGAGTCGATCTCGACGCTCAGAGCAAATATCGCAAAAGCCGGCATTGTCGGTCGCCTGGTGGCGACCGATCTGAAGTCCAGCATGATCGTGGCCCCTTTGCTGGACATCAACCCCGATACCGGTGATGCCTTGAACTATGGGCAGTTCTCCAATGAACTGGAGCAGAAGATTCGCGCTTATGAAAGCGATCGGATCGGCATCCATATCGTTGGTTTCGCAAAGATCGTCGGTGACCTGATCGATGGTTTGCGCGAAGTGATGATGTTCTTTGCGGTTTCTGTGGCTGTGGCAGCGTTGTTTGTGTACATCTATACCCGGTGTGTGCGCAGTACGCTGTTGCTGGTGACGGTCGCCGTTATTGGTGTGGTCTGGCTGCTCGGCTTGATGCAACTGCTTGGCTACGAGTTGGATCCGTACTCGATTCTCGTGCCCTTCCTGATTTTTGCGATTGGTCTTTCCCACGGTGCGCAAAAGATGAACGGCATCATGCAGGACATCGGGCGCGGTACGCACAAGTATGTAGCCGCACGCTACACCTTCCGCCGCCTGTTCATGGCAGGGCTGACCGCATTGCTTGCGAACATCGTCGGATTCGCTGTCCTGATCATCATTGACATTCCGGTTATTCGCGATCTCGCACTGACCACCAGCGTTGGCGTTTCAGTCCTGATCTTCACCAAGCTTGTGTTGATCCCCGTCGCACTGTCCTATATGGGGGTCAGTGAATCGGCCGCGAAGCACGCCATGAACGATGGCAGCAATGATTCCGGGAAACAATCGTTAACGAGCAGGGTCTGGGTGCTTCTTGACGAGCTGACCGAGCGTCGCTGGGCACTTGTTGCGATTGCGGTTGCGGTGCTGATTACCGTGGTCAGCGGAGTGGTGATGCAGGATCTTCGTATCGGTGATCTGGATGCAGGGGCTCCGGAGCTGCGCCCGGACTCCCGATACAATCGTGACAACGCCTATATAACAGATAACTACGGGCTTTCGAGCGACCAGTTTGTCGTCATCATGAAGACGAGTGACGAGGGGTGCCGACTGTATTCCTCACTGCAGAAAATGGATGCTCTGTCCCAGGCTTTGCGGGCCGATCCGGCGGTGCAGACGACAACCTCATTGGCAGAGACGGTAAAATTCATCACTTCGGCGATGTTCGAAGGTAATCCCAAGTGGCTGACGTTGAGCCGCAATCAATCGATTGTCGACTCGGCTGTTTCAGCTGCGATCATTGGCACGCCCGATATCACCAATCAGCCGTGCTCGGTTTCGCCCTTGATCGCCTATTTGTCCGACCACAAGGCCGATACGGTCGGTCGTGTGCTGGCGACTGCCGAAGCATTTGCAAATGCTAACAACACTGCAGCGGATGCCAATGAGCCCGTTCAGTTCTTGCTTGCGGCGGGTAGTGCGGGGATTGAGGCCGCGACCAATATCGAGGTGCAAAAGAGCATTGTCACGATGTACCTCGCCGTCTATGGCGCGACGGCGTTGCTATGCCTGATTACCTTCAAGAGCATAAGAGCCACCATTGTTGCGCTCATACCGCTGGTGATGACGACGATCATTTGCAAGGCCTTGATGGTATGGCTCGGGATCGGTCTCAAGGTGGCGACACTGCCGGTTATTGCAGTCGGGGTCGGGGTGGGCGTTGACTATGCGCTTTACCTGCTTAGTGTCCAGATCGCGGTTCAACGTCATGGTGGCAGCTTGCGCATGGCTTACCGGCGCTCGCTGGATTTCACCGGTAAGGTCGTTGCGCTCGTTGGCCTTACGATGGCGGCAGGCGTTATCACCTGGGCGTGGTCGCCAATCAAATTTCAGGCGGACATGGGCATTCTGCTGACCTTCATGTTCCTGTGGAACATGCTGGGTGCATTGATCCTTATTCCAGCCCTGTCCCATTTCATGCTCAACCCGCAGCGCGGGAAAGCGTCGCATCCTGCATGACGATTATCTGAACACCCTTTCCGCGCGGTATCGCGAGGAAGATTCCGGATGAGTGCAGGGCGTGTGCTCCTGTCGCTCCAATTTTGGTGGTTTGCATGAGCTGCAAAAGGCAGTAGGGACTCGTGCGGCCAGATTGATCACGAATGGAGACAAATATGTTCGATCTGTTAATGAGTGCCGACATGATGGTGCCAGATCCTGATGGGATGGCCGACCTTCTTGCCGACAAGCTGGGTGTTCATAAGCATGAGCGTTGGCGCCAGGCTTTCGACAACCATCCGTATATTGCTCACTTTCTGAGGGTGCACAAGTCGCTCGCAGTCTCGCCGACAAGGGTTGAGCCACAGTGGCACCTCGACTTCGAGAACCCCGGTGATCCAATGTTCCACGAGTTCCTCGAGAGCCTGAAGGACTTTCAGGGGCGCCATCGTCCGATGATCACCCACTCGGTTGTGCTCGCACTGCACGGGCCAAAGTTCGACACTTTCGTCGAAAGGCTGATGCGTCGAGGCCTGGAATTCCGTATGGCCCAGCGCACGCCGGAGATGCCATTCGACCGACTGTGGCTGGGTGCAACGCCAGAGCGCCCGCGTTATCAACCGACGGTTGATGGCGGTCTCTGTATTGAAGTGATGCCGATGGAGCCGCTGCAGATGCCGGCGGAGACGTTCTCTGTACCGCCTGCGCAGCCGCGCGATGCAAAGCCAGGTGACATGGTGCGTGTTACTGCCCGAGGATTCCTTGTTCGAAACCTGAACGAAACCCTTCGCAAGTGTTCGGTGAATCTCGACTGGGAGCCGAGCGGCGAGATCGAAGCCCTGCACCGCGAGGGCTATTGTCGGGCAACCATGCCGTTTACCGTCGCCAACAGCGCGTCGCTCGACATCATCGAGCCGACCCGTTGGGACAGTCTTGCCGGGCACTACCTCAACAACTGGGGGCCGGGCTTGTACTACATCCGAATTGGTGTCACCGACCTGAAAGCCAAGGCTGAGGACCTCAAAGCTCGCGGGACGCGTTTTACCTGGGTGGAGGAGTCGGAAGCTGTTGGTGGCGGGTCATTGATTCGAGTCGACCCTGACCAGCTTCGCGGCCAGGTGTTCGAGTTTGAGGAGTGCTGAAATGGTGACGAGCATTGAGAAGCAGGGCGAGGCTGATCTGGAGACGACGCGGGTACGTGCGATAAACGCGGCGGTGACAGTGGAGCAGCGTGGCAGTGTCGGTTGGATCGTCCTTAACCGGCCCGCTCAGATCAATGCCATCAACGACCACATCCGAGTCGGTGTACCCGAGGCTTTGCGCGAGCTAAACGCGGATGCTGAGATACGGGTCATTGTGATCCGCGGTGAAGGGCCACGGGGGTTCTGCGCTGGCGCTGATATCAAAGAGCAACGCGGGGCGGAGACCGCAGTCCAGGTCCGCGGGCGAATGGAAGGGGCGCGCTGGATCGAAGCGTTAGATGAAACCGAGAAGCCTGTCATTGCTGCTATTCACGGATATTGCATGGGTGGCGGGTTGGAACTCGCGCTTGCATGCGATATCCGCTACGCGACGCCAGATGCGATTTTCAGCCTTCCAGAAACAGCCTTGGGCCTGATACCTGGCGGTGGGGGAACCCAGCGTCTTCCTCGTGTGGTCGGTCCCGGACGTGCGCTCGACCTGTTGCTGACGGGAGACAAGGTCAACGCGGAGCGCGCACGCGAGATTGGCCTCATTACCCGGGTTTCTACTAAGACTGAGTCCCTGCTTTCAGAGGTTGCTGATTTTGCGGCCAGCATCGCGGCGCGGTCACCGCTTGCGACCCTGTTTGTAAAGAGGGCCGCGCGTGCGGCTCTTGATCTTGATCTCAAGAAGGGGCTCGACCTCGAACTCGATCTGTTTGCACTTTTGAAGCCGAGTGAAGACGCGGCTGAAGCCGCGCTTGCCTTCAAGGAAAAGCGACCGCCGCACTTTGCTGGACGCTGAGGTGGGCATCACAGGTTTGACAAGAACAAAGATA
This genomic interval from Parazoarcus communis contains the following:
- a CDS encoding YCF48-related protein is translated as MKNYRNRILPRFARMGVACALLSAAAVAMSLTPVVADVLDIPATLSPLALRSPVTGIASSGGVAIAVGPRGVVLRSTDSGETWKQIQVPNSADLASVRFTDDNTAWVMGHDGIVLRSTDKGENWTRILDGRVALSLIDAYYAKQAAAGDEGAERVQVEIERAAAQSATPGVLSYPFFDIALNADGEGFLVGAFGLLLHTTDGGASWEPWLERAENPRRMHLYMLNTVGNEVYLSGEQGVMRRLDRASGQFVTIETPYGGSFFGSLASNETLIVYGLRGTALVSTDGGLEWKPVKLNVDASIVAALPAADGRLVWVSQDGQVRLSDRDGSSVTELDMPRAGEVLSAALVAPRRLALGTHQGIRLVDIPMGRP
- a CDS encoding DUF1329 domain-containing protein, which encodes MIKKKHLIWVAIAAMASPVLAAVSADEAKQLGTTLTKYGAIKAGNKEGTIPEYTGGLTTAPADFKPDSGYWADPYRDEKPVLRIDGKNVDQYAEKLSAGQREILKKNPSFYMDVYPTHRSAAVPDKVLAATVRNATTCNTLKDGLAVDPACRGGLPFAVPKTGNEVMWNLLLRYKAETTTKSSRSWVVDSNGKAVMTAQQKTLEEHPYYQDDLDGRDPQMFWRTYSVTQAPIRKAGELTGLMDFLDPTEKPRRAWSYTPGQRRIKLAPEFSYDTPVSSMGGVTLFDELFVFSGQMDRFDFKLVGKKEMYVPYNAYKLYFGCGVQEQFMEKHPNPACWRWELHRVWEVEATLKPGFRHVYTKRTYYIDEDSYGAMLYDAYDQNGQLYRSIFNAMIQMYDVKAPYIVKNVVFDFNKGMYALVNDAIEGGYGVMSEPLKNRELSPEAIVGRETAR
- a CDS encoding fumarylacetoacetate hydrolase family protein, encoding MKLARACAPGVNGGAPFWALVGEGQKLLPIAGSFNEWGPALTRAIAAGQADAGRAALPLTGQNCPLDAVRLLPPVEPVNRVVVAGANYAKHLADDFGLKSPPQPVAFLKAYGALIGANDPIRYPPLTRELDHEVELVVVVGDTPSGTDPLAAVLGYAVGNDVSARDLQRSGPPGIGMDLFAAKSQDKTTGVGPWIVTRDEFPQGSPKLRLTLKVNGETRQDGHTSEMTWDVAQLVTFVQMRSSFAPGDILFTGSPAGVGQGTGRFLNPGDVVEAGVEGIGTITNIVGPRADA
- a CDS encoding thiolase family protein, with protein sequence MSDIFIVDAVRTPVGKYNGSLAAVRADHLGAHVLNALVERAGITAAEVDDVIFGCVTQVGEQSANIARTSLLGAGWPATIPGLTIDRKCGSGEVAVHVAAGLIASGSAQVVVAGGAENMSRVRMGGNREIYGEAFGWMAAERYELTSQGEAAERIADKWSLSREALDAFSVESHRRAAAAAEAGYFRHEIVPVPVSALKERMYAEPTPDVFDADETIRPATRPEKLSTLKSSFREDGKLTAGNSSQISDGAAVLLLMSGDAVKRLKVKPRARIRAFTTVGSDPTLMLTGPIGATRKVLSMAEVSVDEVELFEVNEAFAPVPMIWMKELGVPHHKLNVNGGAIALGHPLGASGARIMTSMLHELERRGGRYGLQAICCAGGMGTATLIERL
- a CDS encoding SDR family oxidoreductase — translated: MHIDLSDKRVIVTGASRGIGRAIARAFAAEGARVAICARTAVAVEEVGHELALKTKSVIARAVDVTDTLGVKAFVDEVAAEWGGVDVLINNAGQGRGGNLDTLTPEMILEHANILQMGHFRFVQAVVPHMRKQRWGRIVEINALAGVIPTPDGIPSVINRASCVALSKSLGMSLAKDNILVNSLNMGWIDTGQWDRHFQEAGPGVSREEFDEMVLKVVPLGRFGKPEDVAGMALFLSSDYASFISAASIDIAGGLQGQIAYYPTLKREFAEAVKRRAEHASDL
- a CDS encoding DUF1302 domain-containing protein, which gives rise to MINRNETTGRRYVLHGVAAAIALAFGGQALAFEIDTGNDDLKMRFDNTIRYTAGVRMEDRDSRLMRNAIYDEGDAKFGRGDMVTNRIDLFTEIDLNYRGEFGARVSGAAWYDQAYDDDKVTAPTGTATAYRDSRYNSTVKRYVNGPSGELLDAFVWSNFYLGDIPVNIKVGRQTNVWGEGLLLGAHAISYSQSPVDGVKAVSNPGIETKEVFLPIGQVSVNAVVTDSVTLMGQYFYEWEPTRVPHAGTYLMGADTAPSSDFLAFPIPGDFKATIIDAKKPKQSGNWGVGARWNYEPLESTFGAYYRKFDDYSPELGVQLSSFVPFGPSFLPTKARFLYPEDVEMYGVSFARVIGGVSVGAELSYRVNGALNTPSSHTLDTGARGDTWHAVLNGIYMLPKTAFWDTGSLIAEIAYNRLDKVTKNEQLYRSVGSSTCVDSRTGVAGSGNERDGCSTRDATQIALKFSPQYLNILPSWDLTVPVSLSYGLSGNSPTSGGGTEGELRWSIGATMNYASKYEFSLLYSDRTLPVRTRMGASGEVITGGQAHSNSSVGAIDRGWLAFTFKTAF
- a CDS encoding 3-hydroxyacyl-CoA dehydrogenase; the protein is MVDLNDKVVVVGAGLMGTGIAHAFASSGFETRLVDTSEEALAKAQKSIHGILDSGVKLGKITDADAAAAKARLTTCTILKQGAEGAKLLVETVSENLAIKKAVFAEAVPVLHEAAVIATNTSALSVTEIAASVVTPERVIGMHFFNPVHKMKLVELVLGIATDEATVAASRAWCDAIGKTSILVNESPGLTTSRMSAMLGNEAMWMLQEGTASAEDIDTALRMGFNHPMGPLELGDLTGWDTRLAVLRYLHSTLGEKFRPCPLIIKMVAAGRYGRKTGHGVYKYDDKGQRVLGSGLRASNL